Proteins found in one Vallitalea guaymasensis genomic segment:
- a CDS encoding carbohydrate ABC transporter permease, protein MEHRKYLNVTVYRVFDLLNVIFMVSFAIIMIYPFYNQFILSLNDGVDAARGGIYLLPRVFTITNYKMLFENTNLTKGFLISVARVLVGTSTSLLATGLLSYVVTVKNFSGRKFLRVLFIFTMYFSGGLIPFYLLVMNLKLNDTFTVLWLPSLVNVYYMLIISSYMQGLPDSIVESARIDGCSEIRIFFQIIAPICKPVFAAIAIYLCANHWNSWFDSLIYNPSGDLDTLQVYLRRILLEVEALEKIQDVASKNEASEFRNVSSITLRAATTMVVTLPIVFVYPFFQKYFVGGITMGSVKG, encoded by the coding sequence TTGGAACATCGTAAATATCTTAATGTAACTGTATACAGGGTATTTGATTTATTGAATGTTATATTTATGGTTAGTTTTGCAATTATTATGATCTATCCTTTTTACAACCAATTTATACTATCTCTTAATGATGGTGTAGATGCAGCAAGAGGTGGTATTTATTTATTGCCTAGAGTATTTACCATTACCAACTATAAGATGCTATTTGAAAATACTAATTTGACAAAAGGTTTTCTGATTTCGGTAGCTCGTGTACTAGTGGGTACTTCTACAAGTTTATTGGCTACAGGGTTATTGTCTTATGTTGTAACGGTTAAAAACTTCTCAGGGCGTAAATTCTTGAGAGTACTATTCATATTTACAATGTATTTTAGCGGTGGATTAATACCTTTTTACTTATTGGTTATGAATCTGAAATTAAACGATACCTTTACTGTACTATGGTTGCCATCACTAGTTAATGTCTACTATATGCTCATCATTTCTTCGTATATGCAGGGATTGCCTGATAGTATAGTAGAATCAGCAAGGATTGATGGATGTAGTGAAATACGTATCTTCTTTCAGATTATAGCTCCAATATGTAAGCCAGTATTTGCAGCTATTGCAATATATCTATGTGCTAACCATTGGAATTCATGGTTTGATAGTTTGATTTATAATCCATCAGGAGATTTGGATACTTTGCAAGTATATCTGAGAAGGATATTGCTTGAGGTAGAAGCTCTGGAAAAAATTCAAGATGTAGCATCTAAAAATGAAGCTAGTGAATTCAGAAATGTAAGTAGTATTACTTTGCGTGCGGCTACTACTATGGTTGTTACATTGCCTATCGTATTTGTATACCCATTCTTCCAAAAATACTTTGTTGGTGGAATTACAATGGGTTCAGTAAAAGGCTAG
- a CDS encoding glucosidase family protein, with protein MTRITFNSSDEKLTEAFNWAKEQALSYVNYEDKVGDWYEAALPNRKSFCMRDVFHQSMGAHFLGLQHITKNMLNKFVENISSSRDWCTYWEINLNNEPCQVDYTNDDDFWYNLPANFELINCCYNQYLWTGNLDYINGESYLYFYNKTLNDYINHWDKDGDGFIEFNEVNGRRGIASYNEDKKNQDALLIADMLAAQYTGASTYSKILSLNHDYEKAYDYQEQAKGIKEIYNNDWYNGNTKSFYSIKNRDGIYTDTYIGICNTMPLRFDLVDTPYIQGVLDYIYEKGAYNVEELSYFPELFYKYGSTKKGYELLLKLSDPQLKRRDYPEVSYSVIATIVLGVMGVKADYSYRTVSTISQLNDTGYGKLENVPVFNNHISIHHKGSSSSTFKNISGEPLYWKAIFRGRKDKVWVNDKPYMMIYEKDSLGQEYSYVTLLVKEGCEYNIRVI; from the coding sequence TTGACTAGAATAACATTTAATTCATCAGATGAAAAATTAACAGAAGCATTCAATTGGGCTAAGGAACAAGCTCTTAGTTATGTGAATTATGAAGACAAAGTAGGTGATTGGTACGAAGCAGCGTTACCGAATAGGAAGAGTTTTTGCATGAGAGATGTGTTTCATCAAAGTATGGGTGCTCATTTTCTAGGGCTTCAACATATCACCAAAAATATGTTGAATAAATTCGTTGAGAATATATCCAGCAGCAGAGATTGGTGTACATATTGGGAAATTAATCTAAATAACGAACCATGTCAAGTGGATTATACTAATGATGATGATTTCTGGTATAACCTGCCTGCCAATTTTGAACTTATCAATTGTTGCTATAACCAATATTTATGGACTGGAAATTTGGATTATATTAATGGAGAAAGTTATTTATATTTTTATAATAAAACATTGAATGATTATATCAATCATTGGGACAAAGATGGTGATGGTTTCATTGAATTTAATGAGGTCAACGGCAGAAGAGGTATAGCATCATATAACGAAGATAAGAAGAATCAAGATGCTCTATTAATAGCAGATATGTTAGCTGCTCAGTACACAGGGGCATCAACTTATTCAAAAATATTGTCACTGAATCATGACTATGAAAAGGCTTATGACTATCAAGAGCAAGCAAAAGGAATCAAAGAGATATATAATAATGATTGGTATAATGGGAATACAAAAAGTTTTTACAGTATTAAAAATAGAGATGGGATATATACTGATACTTATATAGGTATATGTAATACCATGCCATTAAGGTTTGATTTAGTTGATACTCCATACATACAAGGAGTATTAGACTATATTTATGAAAAAGGTGCTTATAACGTTGAAGAACTATCCTATTTCCCAGAACTTTTCTATAAGTATGGTTCAACTAAAAAAGGTTATGAACTACTATTGAAATTAAGTGACCCTCAGCTAAAAAGGCGTGATTATCCAGAGGTATCTTATAGTGTTATAGCTACCATTGTATTGGGAGTTATGGGTGTGAAAGCAGATTATTCTTATAGAACAGTATCTACTATTAGCCAATTGAATGATACTGGATATGGGAAACTTGAGAACGTACCAGTATTCAATAATCATATAAGTATCCATCATAAAGGTAGCTCTTCATCAACTTTTAAAAATATATCTGGTGAACCTTTATACTGGAAAGCTATTTTCAGAGGTAGAAAAGATAAGGTATGGGTAAATGATAAACCTTATATGATGATATATGAGAAAGATTCATTAGGGCAAGAGTATAGTTATGTTACTTTACTTGTTAAAGAGGGTTGTGAATATAATATTAGAGTTATATAA
- a CDS encoding restriction endonuclease subunit S, giving the protein MVKEGYKNTELGEIPVDWEVKQLKEICIGNCEYGINAAAKEFENGSIRYLRITDINNNYNLSNKEIKTVNANESDICKYILKEKDIVFARTGNTTGKSYLYNKKDGILVFAGFLIKFSIDSKMYNAKFLKYYVQSTNYWKWVKRMSLRSGQPGINSKEYSLLQVPVPPLPEQQKIAFILSTVDQHIEETEALIEKTKELKIGLMRKLLTKGIGHTEFKKTEVGEIPVEWEVKKLREVSEVVSGGTPSTNKQTFWLDGNIPWATPTDITSRSKYIRETNKNITYDGLKNSSANLLPVGSILMTSRATIGEKSINTVPIATNQGFKSFVCKQSLNNEFLYYLIDTLIPRLINLSSGSTFLEISKKEVENMKIQYPPLKEQIKIGGILLVIDDEIEEYNNKKEKLQYLKKGLMQQLLTGKKRVI; this is encoded by the coding sequence ATGGTGAAAGAAGGATATAAAAATACAGAGTTAGGGGAAATACCTGTTGATTGGGAAGTTAAACAATTAAAAGAAATATGCATAGGAAATTGTGAATATGGAATTAATGCAGCTGCAAAAGAATTTGAAAATGGTAGTATTAGATATTTAAGGATAACAGATATAAATAATAATTATAATTTATCTAATAAAGAAATAAAAACAGTTAATGCTAATGAATCAGACATATGTAAATATATATTAAAAGAAAAGGATATAGTATTTGCAAGAACAGGAAATACAACAGGAAAATCTTATTTATATAATAAAAAAGATGGTATATTAGTTTTTGCAGGATTTTTAATTAAATTTTCCATTGATAGTAAAATGTATAATGCTAAATTTTTGAAATATTATGTTCAATCAACAAATTATTGGAAATGGGTAAAAAGAATGTCTTTAAGAAGTGGTCAACCGGGTATTAATAGTAAGGAGTACAGTTTATTACAAGTTCCAGTACCACCCCTACCAGAACAACAAAAAATAGCTTTCATCCTATCAACAGTAGACCAACATATTGAAGAAACAGAAGCATTAATTGAAAAGACAAAAGAACTAAAAATAGGATTAATGCGAAAACTTCTTACTAAAGGAATTGGACATACAGAATTTAAAAAGACGGAAGTGGGAGAGATACCTGTTGAGTGGGAAGTAAAAAAATTAAGAGAAGTATCTGAAGTGGTGAGTGGGGGAACACCTAGTACTAATAAACAAACATTTTGGTTAGATGGAAATATTCCCTGGGCTACTCCAACTGATATAACATCTAGAAGTAAATATATTAGGGAAACAAATAAAAATATTACTTATGACGGATTAAAGAATTCTTCTGCAAATTTATTGCCTGTAGGAAGTATATTGATGACAAGTAGAGCTACTATAGGTGAAAAATCTATAAATACAGTACCTATAGCTACCAATCAAGGTTTTAAATCTTTTGTATGTAAACAATCATTAAATAATGAATTTCTATATTATTTGATAGATACACTAATACCTAGATTAATAAATTTGTCAAGTGGAAGTACATTCTTAGAAATATCAAAAAAAGAAGTTGAAAATATGAAAATACAATATCCACCATTGAAAGAACAAATTAAAATAGGGGGAATATTATTGGTAATTGATGATGAAATTGAAGAATATAACAATAAGAAAGAAAAACTTCAATACTTAAAAAAAGGACTAATGCAACAACTACTAACAGGAAAAAAACGAGTTATTTAA
- a CDS encoding type I restriction endonuclease subunit R: MSILGNEETLVEQPAKEYLINNLNYNFIHGQQLTPEYGERDSMTEVILTNRLEKALKRINPWMNNSNITKAIRYLTRPENLGINLYEINEKIYDAIVNLSYSLDQDIDGSGQKKYHTVKFIDWDNIDNNEFLVTRQFKVHGPQENIIPDLIIFINGIPVVVIECKSPFLEKNNNENMGKQEAFEQLRRYMNLRKGNMIEGAERLFYTNFITGILNKYHGYLGTISSSYQYYQEWKDPYPFMNKNIEGVEDNGQHTFLQGVLEKNNLLDIMRNFLLFEGGIKKVCRYQQFRAVNKALTRLISGKSSISRGGVIWHTQGSGKSLTMVFLARKIRRIKELKDSTIVVVTDRVDLDKQIYQTFIRTLSTITTPVRADSVAKLKELLELARPQIIMTTIHKFQSDKEEKEILKDDKQISNLQYDKQFPVLTTKTNVIILTDEAHRSQYKGMAKNMRDALPNAAFLGFTGTPIDKKDKSTKRTFGSYIDKYGIKDAVADGATVKIVYEGRKPDLQIKADTLEELFNETFDGRNEEEKEAIKQKYANKRAIIEADDRIDDIAKDMLIHFKEQIYPNGFKAQIVCVSRVACVKYYNALTKHMKDIMGENLEVKIIFSCSPNDEQYLKEHFTTKTEQENLIKRFKQPIKEDKLCFIIVKDMLLTGFDAPVEQVMYLDRPLKEHTLLQAIARVNRTYDESKKCGYVVDYYGISNYLEEALETFDKEELGEPMESIESIYKQMLSYREAVMNMFQGIDKSDLDGLVNRIKPEDKRSEFELAYKRFASYMEQILPAHVPTENINDLKWLSYIRAAAKARFQPENKLDIAGCGNKVRELISEHLQSKGVRQWIEPITLFDPNFETKINSQKSDEAVASSMEHAIKHVINVKMDNNPVYYTSLLEKLQHILDETVNNWIARKQKLKEFIDNDIETGESKEAELLGLSKEEYAFFETVKKQLNDDIEDETGISLGKEATAEYVSNDVVILSKNIAKDVAEIVKNKYMIDWATNPTKTDDIKRAIYLKLTTAYFRQINIEARNRLIQPLLQLAKKHFSVID, from the coding sequence ATGTCTATACTAGGCAACGAAGAAACCTTAGTAGAACAACCAGCAAAAGAATATTTAATAAATAATTTAAATTACAACTTTATTCATGGACAACAACTTACACCCGAATATGGTGAACGTGATTCAATGACAGAAGTAATCTTAACCAATAGATTAGAAAAAGCACTAAAACGAATTAATCCATGGATGAATAACAGCAACATAACTAAAGCAATCAGATACCTAACTAGACCAGAAAACTTAGGTATTAACTTATATGAAATCAATGAAAAAATATATGATGCTATTGTTAACTTGTCCTACTCACTAGACCAAGATATAGATGGCAGCGGTCAGAAAAAATATCATACAGTTAAGTTTATAGATTGGGACAACATAGATAATAATGAATTCCTAGTGACTAGACAGTTCAAAGTTCATGGACCCCAAGAAAATATTATCCCAGACTTAATAATATTCATTAACGGTATACCAGTAGTAGTTATTGAATGTAAATCTCCATTCTTAGAAAAAAACAACAATGAAAACATGGGGAAACAGGAAGCTTTTGAACAACTACGCAGATATATGAACTTAAGAAAAGGTAATATGATTGAAGGAGCAGAACGTTTATTCTACACTAACTTCATTACTGGAATCCTTAATAAATATCATGGTTACCTAGGAACAATAAGTTCATCTTATCAATATTATCAAGAATGGAAAGACCCATACCCTTTTATGAATAAGAACATAGAAGGGGTAGAAGATAATGGACAGCACACTTTTTTACAAGGTGTTCTAGAAAAAAATAACTTGTTGGATATCATGAGAAACTTCCTTCTTTTTGAAGGTGGAATCAAGAAAGTATGTAGATATCAGCAATTTAGAGCAGTTAATAAGGCTTTGACAAGACTTATAAGTGGTAAGAGTTCTATTAGCAGAGGCGGAGTTATATGGCATACTCAAGGGTCGGGCAAAAGTCTGACTATGGTTTTTCTAGCAAGAAAAATACGAAGGATTAAGGAATTAAAAGATTCTACTATTGTAGTGGTTACTGATAGAGTGGATTTGGATAAGCAGATATATCAAACTTTTATAAGGACTTTATCTACCATTACTACACCAGTTAGAGCAGATAGTGTAGCTAAATTAAAAGAGTTATTAGAACTTGCTAGACCTCAGATTATTATGACTACAATACATAAGTTCCAAAGTGATAAAGAAGAAAAAGAAATCCTAAAAGATGATAAACAGATAAGTAACTTACAATATGATAAACAGTTTCCAGTACTAACGACTAAAACAAACGTTATAATACTTACTGACGAAGCTCACCGTAGTCAATATAAAGGTATGGCTAAAAATATGAGAGATGCACTACCTAATGCAGCATTTCTAGGGTTTACTGGTACACCAATAGATAAAAAAGATAAGTCTACCAAAAGAACTTTTGGTTCATATATTGATAAATACGGAATTAAAGATGCTGTGGCAGATGGTGCAACAGTAAAAATTGTATATGAAGGCAGAAAACCAGATTTACAGATTAAGGCAGATACCCTAGAAGAGTTATTCAATGAAACTTTTGATGGTAGAAATGAAGAGGAAAAAGAGGCAATTAAGCAGAAATATGCTAATAAAAGAGCTATAATAGAAGCTGATGATAGAATTGATGATATAGCTAAGGACATGTTGATTCATTTTAAAGAACAAATATATCCTAATGGGTTTAAAGCCCAGATTGTATGTGTTTCAAGAGTAGCATGTGTAAAATATTATAATGCGCTAACTAAACATATGAAAGATATAATGGGAGAAAATCTTGAGGTTAAGATAATATTTTCCTGTAGTCCTAATGACGAGCAGTACCTAAAAGAACATTTTACAACTAAGACAGAGCAGGAAAACTTAATAAAAAGATTCAAACAGCCTATTAAAGAAGATAAATTATGTTTTATCATTGTAAAAGATATGCTTTTAACTGGTTTTGATGCACCTGTAGAACAGGTGATGTATCTAGATAGACCTCTAAAAGAACATACCTTATTGCAAGCTATAGCAAGGGTTAATAGAACTTATGACGAATCGAAGAAATGCGGGTATGTGGTAGATTATTATGGTATATCCAATTACTTGGAGGAAGCATTAGAAACATTTGATAAAGAAGAACTTGGTGAGCCTATGGAATCTATAGAATCTATTTATAAACAGATGCTTTCTTATAGGGAAGCAGTTATGAATATGTTTCAAGGTATAGATAAAAGTGATTTGGATGGTTTGGTTAACAGAATTAAACCGGAAGATAAGAGGTCAGAATTTGAACTTGCCTATAAAAGGTTTGCTAGTTATATGGAACAGATTTTACCTGCACATGTACCAACTGAAAATATTAATGATCTGAAATGGTTATCCTATATAAGAGCAGCAGCAAAAGCAAGATTTCAGCCAGAAAATAAATTAGATATTGCTGGTTGTGGCAACAAAGTAAGAGAATTGATATCAGAGCATCTACAGTCAAAAGGTGTTAGGCAGTGGATAGAACCTATAACGTTATTCGACCCTAATTTTGAGACTAAGATTAATTCACAGAAATCAGATGAAGCAGTTGCATCAAGCATGGAGCATGCCATAAAACATGTTATTAATGTAAAGATGGATAATAACCCTGTTTACTATACATCATTATTAGAAAAGCTTCAACATATTCTTGATGAAACAGTTAATAATTGGATAGCAAGAAAACAAAAGTTAAAAGAGTTCATTGATAATGATATTGAAACAGGAGAGTCAAAAGAGGCTGAGTTACTTGGTTTATCCAAAGAAGAGTATGCATTTTTTGAAACAGTGAAAAAGCAGTTAAATGATGACATAGAAGATGAAACAGGCATTAGTTTAGGTAAGGAAGCAACAGCGGAGTATGTATCTAATGATGTAGTTATTTTATCAAAAAATATAGCAAAAGATGTTGCTGAGATAGTTAAAAATAAGTACATGATAGATTGGGCTACTAATCCAACAAAAACAGATGATATAAAAAGAGCGATTTACTTAAAACTTACTACAGCATATTTTAGACAAATTAATATAGAAGCAAGAAATAGACTAATACAACCATTGTTACAGTTAGCTAAAAAACATTTTTCAGTAATAGATTAG
- a CDS encoding M48 family metallopeptidase, with protein sequence MRLEIKYGTKVIEFSVEYRDRKSLEISVEAPDIVKVVAPIDTNEEVIKEKVYSKASWIVQRLFEFRDIEYRKIDKEYVSGESFMYLGRNYSMQLLIDENIKNNQVKLYQGKLYIISNTKEEIVLQRLMEKWYRTKTLEKVTERVEYYKHFFKVEPSNIKVKEQKKRWASCTSKNELLFNWRCVMAPSNVLDYIVVHEMCHMIYPNHSNEFWELVVSILPDYESRKDWLKKFGVRMDL encoded by the coding sequence ATGAGACTAGAAATTAAATATGGAACAAAGGTTATTGAGTTTAGTGTTGAGTATAGAGATAGAAAGAGTCTAGAAATAAGTGTAGAAGCACCAGATATTGTGAAGGTGGTTGCTCCTATAGATACAAATGAAGAAGTCATTAAAGAAAAAGTGTATAGCAAGGCATCTTGGATAGTACAGAGATTATTTGAGTTTAGAGATATAGAGTATAGAAAGATTGACAAAGAATATGTTTCAGGGGAAAGTTTTATGTACTTAGGCAGAAATTATTCGATGCAATTGTTAATAGATGAAAATATTAAGAATAATCAAGTTAAGTTATATCAAGGCAAGTTATATATTATTTCTAATACCAAAGAAGAAATTGTACTTCAAAGATTAATGGAGAAATGGTATAGGACTAAGACATTAGAAAAAGTTACTGAAAGAGTTGAATATTATAAGCATTTTTTTAAGGTTGAACCTTCTAATATTAAGGTTAAAGAACAAAAGAAGAGATGGGCAAGTTGCACTTCTAAGAATGAATTATTATTCAACTGGCGTTGTGTAATGGCACCATCTAATGTGTTGGATTATATTGTTGTACATGAAATGTGTCATATGATATATCCTAATCACTCAAATGAATTTTGGGAGTTGGTTGTTTCCATTTTACCTGACTATGAATCTAGAAAAGATTGGTTGAAGAAGTTTGGAGTTAGAATGGATTTGTAA
- a CDS encoding AAA family ATPase, with amino-acid sequence MIRNFTFENFKSFDKTTLDIEQLTIMVGANASGKTVIST; translated from the coding sequence TTGATTAGGAATTTTACATTTGAAAATTTTAAAAGCTTTGATAAGACAACCTTAGATATTGAACAGTTGACAATCATGGTAGGTGCAAATGCAAGCGGAAAAACTGTTATAAGTACATAG
- a CDS encoding AAA family ATPase has translation MEITSLSDKQQIIYSLKDEINKVIVGQDYMVDRILIGLMTGGHILLEGVPGLAKSLTASTIAEVSGVDYKRIQFTPDLLPADILGTEIYNQKNGEFIIKKGPIFSNLILADEINRAPAKVQSALLEAMQEKQVTIGDTTYQLERPFLVIATQNPLEEQGTYPLPEAQQDRFMMKLKVKYPDRNEESKIIDRFTMDNYYEPNLTKILSCRDILHLREQINGIYIDDNVKNYVLDIVLKTREKSNYIACGASPRASLGLIKSAKGRAFLEGRDYVVPDDIKSMAYDVLRHRILLSYEAEADDITSEDIIAGILEKVNLP, from the coding sequence ATGGAAATAACAAGTTTATCTGATAAACAACAGATAATATATTCACTAAAAGATGAAATAAATAAGGTGATTGTTGGACAGGACTATATGGTTGACAGAATACTCATTGGTCTTATGACTGGAGGACATATCTTATTAGAAGGTGTCCCAGGTCTAGCAAAATCCCTGACAGCAAGTACTATAGCTGAGGTAAGTGGAGTTGATTACAAAAGGATACAATTTACTCCTGACTTATTACCAGCAGATATCCTTGGTACAGAGATATATAACCAAAAGAATGGTGAATTCATTATTAAGAAAGGACCTATCTTCAGTAATCTAATACTTGCTGATGAGATAAACCGTGCCCCTGCTAAGGTGCAATCAGCTCTACTAGAAGCAATGCAGGAAAAACAAGTAACAATAGGTGATACTACTTACCAGTTGGAAAGACCATTTTTAGTAATTGCTACACAGAACCCACTAGAAGAACAAGGTACTTATCCACTTCCTGAAGCACAACAGGACAGATTCATGATGAAACTTAAAGTGAAGTATCCTGATAGGAATGAAGAAAGTAAAATCATTGATCGTTTTACTATGGATAATTACTATGAACCTAACCTTACTAAGATTTTATCATGCAGGGATATATTACATCTAAGAGAACAAATAAACGGTATTTATATAGATGATAATGTTAAGAACTACGTACTTGACATAGTTCTGAAAACTAGAGAAAAATCTAATTATATAGCTTGCGGTGCATCACCACGTGCTAGTTTAGGTCTTATAAAATCTGCAAAAGGACGAGCTTTCTTAGAAGGGCGTGATTATGTAGTACCAGATGATATAAAATCTATGGCATATGATGTTCTAAGACATAGAATATTACTCTCATATGAAGCTGAAGCTGATGATATTACTTCTGAAGATATAATAGCTGGAATTTTGGAAAAGGTTAACTTACCATAG
- a CDS encoding DUF58 domain-containing protein — protein MVSREMIKKIRQIEIKSNKIVEEIFSGEYRSGFKGKGMEFDDIRQYYHGDDVRNIDWNVTARHNKAYVKQFCEERELNMFLIIDMSKSSDFGNKKELIASIGATLALSASKNNDRVGMILFTDEVEKFVPSKNGRKHVLSIIENILDFKPKNKGTNLGRALQYFNRIEKKRSVVFVISDFLDEGYAKDLKITSGRHDLVMVRVIDRTEELIPAGAIFTFEDLETGEIIALDNLKKEYKLDNNFKMYRKNIINIYTDEDYYKPLKQFFRRRGNR, from the coding sequence ATGGTTTCAAGAGAAATGATTAAGAAGATAAGACAAATTGAAATAAAGTCCAATAAAATAGTTGAAGAAATATTTTCAGGCGAATATCGTTCTGGCTTCAAGGGTAAAGGAATGGAATTTGACGATATCAGACAGTACTATCATGGTGATGACGTTAGAAATATTGATTGGAACGTTACAGCTCGTCATAACAAAGCATATGTAAAACAATTCTGCGAAGAACGGGAATTGAACATGTTTCTAATTATTGATATGTCAAAATCAAGTGATTTTGGTAACAAAAAAGAATTGATAGCAAGCATCGGTGCAACATTAGCTCTATCAGCAAGTAAAAATAATGATAGAGTTGGTATGATTCTATTTACTGATGAAGTTGAAAAATTCGTACCTTCCAAAAATGGAAGAAAGCATGTTTTATCAATTATAGAAAATATTCTTGATTTCAAACCTAAGAATAAGGGAACCAATCTTGGGAGAGCACTACAATATTTTAATAGAATTGAGAAAAAGAGAAGTGTGGTTTTTGTTATATCAGATTTCCTTGATGAAGGTTATGCAAAAGACCTTAAAATTACTTCTGGACGTCATGATCTAGTTATGGTACGTGTTATTGATAGAACGGAAGAACTGATTCCTGCTGGTGCTATTTTTACTTTTGAAGACTTGGAGACAGGAGAGATAATAGCGCTGGATAATCTTAAGAAAGAATATAAATTAGATAATAACTTTAAGATGTATAGAAAAAACATTATTAACATATACACTGACGAAGATTATTATAAACCGTTAAAACAATTTTTCAGAAGAAGGGGTAATAGATGA
- a CDS encoding VWA domain-containing protein produces MIRLANWYFLLFIPLIIYIFIIKKNKTTLKFSSVKLLKSSGLKKTYKHKISKYMICLSLIILVVALSRPQLTSQPDTIQEKGIDIAMVLDVSGSMESVDFKPNRLEVAKKTIEDFVEERPSDRLALVIFAGTAYTRIPLTLDHNIVKQSLEEITTESVNDNGTAIGMAISVGLNRLKKSDSQSKVMILVTDGENNAGAIKPNTASDLAEELGIKIYTIGVGTDETIYPEVDIFGQTRYKRYEGGLDEELLKGIAEKTGGKYYRARDPQAMSKIFSDINELEKTKFDRDDFVQYKELAFDLIKVALILLLLGIFLDRYFYIQIP; encoded by the coding sequence ATGATACGATTAGCGAATTGGTATTTCTTATTGTTTATACCTTTAATTATATATATTTTCATAATCAAGAAAAACAAAACTACATTAAAATTTTCTAGTGTTAAGTTGCTAAAAAGTTCTGGGCTTAAAAAAACTTATAAGCATAAAATCAGTAAGTACATGATATGCTTGAGTTTAATAATATTGGTTGTAGCACTTTCTAGACCTCAGTTGACCAGCCAACCAGACACCATACAGGAAAAAGGGATAGATATTGCAATGGTACTAGACGTATCTGGTTCAATGGAATCTGTAGATTTCAAGCCTAATCGCCTTGAGGTTGCTAAGAAAACCATTGAGGATTTTGTAGAAGAAAGACCTTCAGATAGATTAGCATTGGTAATATTTGCTGGAACTGCATACACCAGAATACCATTGACACTTGACCATAACATTGTAAAGCAGTCATTGGAAGAGATAACCACAGAATCAGTTAATGATAACGGTACAGCTATTGGCATGGCTATTTCTGTTGGACTTAACAGACTGAAAAAGAGTGATTCACAATCTAAGGTTATGATATTAGTTACTGATGGTGAAAATAACGCAGGAGCCATTAAGCCAAATACCGCATCTGATTTGGCAGAAGAATTAGGCATTAAAATATATACTATTGGTGTAGGAACAGATGAAACCATATATCCAGAAGTAGATATATTTGGACAAACTAGATATAAGCGATATGAAGGTGGACTTGATGAAGAATTATTAAAAGGTATCGCTGAAAAAACTGGTGGCAAGTATTATAGAGCAAGAGATCCCCAGGCAATGTCTAAGATATTTTCAGATATAAATGAACTAGAGAAGACAAAATTTGATAGGGATGATTTTGTACAGTACAAAGAACTTGCTTTTGATTTAATTAAAGTAGCTCTTATTTTGCTGCTGCTAGGTATTTTCCTTGACCGTTATTTTTATATTCAAATTCCATAA